From the Candidatus Acidiferrales bacterium genome, one window contains:
- the pgeF gene encoding peptidoglycan editing factor PgeF — translation MEHGFTTRVGGTSLDPIGASAQPGRHRNEKVLNLGRRAWDTDENVLENRRRWLRAIRAGSAPPWRGERLALLRQRHTDFIHVADECFAGGRRRVGDAMISRTPGVLLAVQAADCLPILLADASRRAVAAVHAGWRGLLKRIVEKTVGRMRVAFDCRPGDLHAAIGPGIGVCCYEIGAEVRDAFTSQFAYAAELFAEGPADPEAERLAAKYPNLFLAARPPGHGPVADRTLLLDLSAAARRQLLDAGLADRHIYDSGFCTHCRSDLFFSYRRERDHHGLQFGFIGILPSEPA, via the coding sequence ATGGAGCATGGATTTACGACGCGGGTTGGCGGCACGAGCCTCGATCCTATCGGGGCGAGCGCGCAACCCGGGCGGCATCGGAACGAAAAAGTTTTGAACTTGGGCCGGAGGGCGTGGGACACCGACGAGAACGTCTTGGAAAATCGGCGTCGTTGGTTGAGGGCCATCCGGGCCGGGTCCGCCCCGCCGTGGCGGGGCGAGCGACTGGCATTGCTGCGGCAGAGGCATACCGATTTCATCCATGTGGCGGATGAGTGCTTCGCCGGCGGCCGTCGCCGCGTTGGCGACGCCATGATCTCCCGGACCCCGGGCGTTCTTTTGGCGGTGCAGGCGGCTGACTGCCTGCCCATTCTGCTGGCGGACGCGAGCCGACGGGCGGTGGCGGCGGTTCATGCCGGCTGGCGGGGCTTGTTGAAGCGGATTGTCGAGAAAACCGTCGGCCGGATGCGAGTTGCCTTTGATTGCCGGCCCGGGGACCTGCACGCGGCGATCGGGCCGGGCATCGGCGTCTGCTGCTACGAAATCGGCGCCGAGGTGCGCGATGCTTTTACGAGCCAGTTTGCGTACGCGGCCGAGCTTTTCGCGGAAGGGCCGGCTGACCCGGAGGCCGAACGGCTGGCGGCAAAGTATCCCAACCTGTTTCTCGCCGCTCGGCCGCCGGGCCACGGCCCCGTGGCCGACCGCACGCTGCTTCTTGATTTGAGCGCAGCAGCTCGGCGCCAGCTCCTCGACGCCGGGCTTGCCGACCGCCATATCTACGATAGCGGCTTCTGCACCCATTGCCGCAGCGATCTCTTCTTTTCTTACCGTCGGGAAAGAGACCACCACGGCCTGCAATTTGGATTTATCGGAATTCTTCCAAGTGAGCCTGCTTGA
- a CDS encoding MBL fold metallo-hydrolase codes for MLREHHPRAMSETNFIKFLGTAGARFAVTRQIRASGGVWFCMDGIDFMVDPGPGALVRALASKPKLDPSKLEAILLSHLHIDHTNDVNILIEAMTDGGFRRRGKLFAPRDALEQAVLPYARKYVSELHALEEGGAYNIAAGLRFQTPLKLQHGPETHGFVFRARHYTVAYIVDTLFFPELERAYRGDVLILNVVRLKASEKEQGEPTIKHLTLDDARTLISAIRPKTAILTHFGMTMIRAKPRELAAKLSHELGTEVIAASDGLRFELE; via the coding sequence ATGTTGCGCGAGCATCATCCGCGGGCAATGAGCGAAACGAATTTCATCAAGTTTCTGGGCACGGCCGGGGCGCGGTTCGCCGTCACCAGGCAGATTCGGGCTTCGGGCGGGGTCTGGTTCTGCATGGACGGTATTGACTTTATGGTGGACCCGGGACCGGGGGCGCTGGTGCGGGCGCTCGCGAGCAAGCCGAAGCTCGACCCGTCGAAGCTCGAAGCCATCCTTCTGTCTCATTTGCATATTGACCACACGAACGACGTCAACATTTTGATTGAAGCGATGACGGACGGCGGCTTTCGCCGTCGCGGGAAGCTCTTTGCCCCGCGCGACGCGCTCGAGCAGGCGGTATTGCCCTACGCGCGCAAGTACGTGAGCGAGCTGCACGCGCTCGAAGAGGGAGGCGCCTACAACATCGCTGCCGGGCTGCGCTTCCAGACGCCGCTCAAGCTGCAACATGGCCCGGAAACGCACGGCTTCGTCTTTCGCGCCCGCCACTATACGGTGGCCTATATCGTGGACACCCTTTTTTTCCCGGAACTCGAGCGCGCCTATCGCGGCGACGTGCTCATCTTGAACGTCGTCCGGCTCAAGGCGAGCGAGAAGGAACAAGGCGAGCCCACCATCAAGCACCTGACCCTCGACGACGCCCGCACCCTTATCAGCGCCATTCGGCCCAAGACGGCCATCCTGACCCACTTCGGCATGACCATGATCCGCGCCAAGCCCCGGGAATTGGCGGCAAAACTCTCCCACGAACTGGGCACCGAGGTCATCGCTGCGAGCGACGGCCTGCGGTTTGAACTGGAATGA